TATAAATCAACAATTACATTGTTAAATAACCTTTTCTTTCAAGCCAATTAGATTCAGTTCTTGTGTATCTCCAAATTACATCTGCTTTTTGGCCTGATTGGAAATCCCATGGTTTAACAAGAACTACATCTCCTTCACGTATCCAAATTCTTTTTTTCATTTTTCCAGGAATACGTGTCATCCTAATATTACCATCAGCACATCTGACTTTAATTTTTCCATGTCCCATAATTTGTTCTACAACTCCAGGAATTTCTCCTTTTTTTGGAGTACGTACTCTCCTATATTCTTGCTGTTGATTATTTTGTGGTTTACTCAAAAATTCTCCTCCTACACATTATCCAAAATTATTTAATAATACATCATTTTAAAATAATTAATAATACATCACTTTAAAATAATTAATTAATAATTAATAAATTAAGATTAAACAAATACTGAATAAATAAATTTTCAATATAATAATATTGTTTAAATACAGTAAATAATTTATTATTTAATGTTATATATTTCTTAATATAAATACTAACAAGATAATTTATAAAAGTTTTTATATTTTAGATGAAATTTTTACGACAAAAATACATAAT
The window above is part of the Methanobrevibacter olleyae genome. Proteins encoded here:
- the eif1A gene encoding translation initiation factor eIF-1A, whose protein sequence is MSKPQNNQQQEYRRVRTPKKGEIPGVVEQIMGHGKIKVRCADGNIRMTRIPGKMKKRIWIREGDVVLVKPWDFQSGQKADVIWRYTRTESNWLERKGYLTM